In a genomic window of Stegostoma tigrinum isolate sSteTig4 chromosome 43, sSteTig4.hap1, whole genome shotgun sequence:
- the LOC125449071 gene encoding zinc finger protein 239-like, producing the protein MEGKSTIHSREKPYMCSVCGRGFNQSSGLSGHKWSHRGEKPWKCTDCGKGFISPSRLEAHRRIHTGERPFTCTECGKGFTQLSHLLSHQRIHTGERPFSCSECGKGFAQSTHLLTHQQVHTGERLFTCSKCGKGFTASSILLRHQRVHSDERPFKCPDCGKCYKSYEELISHQRVHTDERPFRCSHCGTGFRLSSHLTVHQRVHTGERLFTCSKCGKGFSESSTLLRHQLVHTDERLFKCPDCGKCYKSSGDLMSHQRVHTDERPFRCPHCGTGFKHSSHLTVHQRIHTGERPFTCSQCGKGFTQSAHLLRHKQVHK; encoded by the coding sequence ATGGAAGGAAAGAGCACCATTCACAGCAGGGAGAAACCATACATGTGCTCTGTGTGTGGACGAGGCTTCAACCAATCATCTGGCCTGTCAGGACACAAATGGAGTCACCGTGGAGAGAAACCGTGGAAGTGTACAGACTGCGGGAAGGGATTCATTTCACCATCAAGGCTGGAAGCTCATCGACGCATCCATACTGGGGAAAGACCATTCActtgcactgagtgtgggaagggattcactcagttatcCCACCTGCTgtcacaccagcgaattcacactggagagaggccattcagctgctctgagtgtgggaagggatttgctcagtcaacccacctgctgacacaccaacaagtccacactggagAAAGGCTGTTcacctgctccaagtgtgggaaggGGTTCACTGCCTCATCTAttctgctgagacaccagcgagttcactctgatGAGCGACCTTTTAAGTGTCCAGACTGTGGGAAATGCTATAAAAGTTATGAGGAATTGATATCTCATCAACGTGTTCATACTGATGagagaccattcaggtgctctcactgtgggactGGATTCAGGTTGTCATCTCATCTCACTGTGCACCAACGAGTGCACACCGGGGAGAGGCTGTTTacctgctccaagtgtgggaagggattcagtgAATCGTCTaccctgctgagacaccagcttgttcacactgatgagagattgtttaaatgcccagactgtgGCAAGTGCTATAAAAGCTCTGGAGAcctgatgtcccatcaacgtgttcacactgacgagagaccaTTCAGATGCCCTCACTGTGGAACTGGGTTCAAACACTCATCTCATCTCACTGtccaccagcgaattcacacaggggagagaccattcacttgttcacagtgtgggaagggattcacacAGTCAGCTCATCTGCTAAGACACAAGCAAGTTCACAAGTAA